Within Runella rosea, the genomic segment CCAAAAAGGCAAAACCATCATGGTGCAGCACGATGTAACCTCTCCGCGCCCTTATTCACGCATTCACTTGGTGAGCGGTACCAAAGCCACGGCGCTCAAATATCCGCTACCCGGTAAGATTTCAACGGGACACGACTGGATTTCGGAAGAAGAATACAAAAAATTGGAAGAAAAATATCAGCCCGAAATCATCAAACGCATCGGTGAACTGGCCAAGAAAGTGGGCGGTCATGGCGGCATGGACTTTTTGATGGACTGGCGTCTGATTGACTGCCTCCGCAATGGCTTGCCGCTCGACCAAGACGTATACGACGCCGCTTCGTGGAGCGCCATTGCACCGCTGAGCGAGTGGTCGGTAGCTAACCGTTCAGCCTCCATCGATGTGCCTGATTTCACGGGTGGGTCATGGAAAAATAACGCACCCGTCGATATTTCCATGACCAAAGGCGGCAATACCAGAATCAAAGAACGTTCACTCTAACTCACCTCCATCAGTACCTCTGTTTTCCCTTATTTTATGAACATCCATATTTCTAAAAACCCCGCTGATTTAGGCGAGATTTCGGGCCAAAAAGCGGCCGAATCAATTCGCAACGCCATTGCTGAAAAAGGCTTCGCCAACGTTATTTTAGCCACAGGGGCGAGTCAATTCGGTACGTTACAAACACTTATTGACAATAAAGACATTGATTGGAGCAAGGTCACGATGTTTCATCTCGACGAATACATCGGCCTGCCACTTTCTCACCCCGCCAGTTTCCGAAAATACCTCAAGGAGCGTTTCTTGGACCAAGTTCCACCGCTAAAAGCGAGCTATTTGATTGATGGCGAAGTAAATCCAGAAGAAGAATGCGCACGATTAGGCGCGTTGATTCAGCAATTCCCCATCGACGTCGCATTGGTTGGTATCGGTGAAAACGGCCACTTGGCCTTCAACGACCCTCCGGCTGATTTTGACACTGAAAATCCGTACATCGTGGTAAATTTGGACGAGCCATGCCGCCGTCAGCAGATGAACGAAGGGTGGTTTCCGACTTTGGACGATGTACCCAAGCAGGCCATCAGTATGTCGGTAAAACAAATCATGAAAACTGCACACCTCATCTGCTCCGTCCCCGATTTACGAAAGGCGCAGGCCGTAAAAGATTGTTTGGAACATGAAGTAAATAATCTTTATCCTGCAAGTATTTTACAAAAACACCCCAATTGCAGTTTGTATCTGGATGAACTTTCGGCGAGTTTGCTTTCTAGGGAAGTGCGGTAAGTGGTGGTAAAAAAAACGACGAAGATGTCCGAAAATTAGTGGACCTCAAGCGTACTAAATCACAAGTTAATTGTGGACAGCTACCCGATCTTTAACAAAAATCCCTGCCACTCGAAGTAGCAGGGATTTTTTAATTTTGGGCAACCCATAAATTACCGCGTTTTTACGTATTCATCCCAGTTGATTTCGGCCTGCGGGCGGGCCAATTGCCTGAAAATTGTACCACGGTCAATGGTGACATCTACGTTTGCGGCATTGAGGCGATCGTAGCGACGCAAATCTACCCAACGATGTCCCCAAGGCTCGGCCCAAAGCGAATAACGGCGTTGGAACAAGATTTCGTCAATAAGGGCGTCTTTGGTCGTAGCGCCCGTGTAGTTGCCAATACCCGCAACGGTACGAATACGGTTGATCGCCGCCACTGCCTCTGGGATTTTATTAAGCTGGGCGTTGGCCTCAGCAGCAATCAGCACCAACTCTTCATTGCGGAAAAACTTCACCTCAGAAGTGTTGAGGGCAAAACGGTTGTCTTGGTACAAACCCGCCAACGGCGTGCCATCAGATGTAACTGATACAGGGGCCGTCCGGCGGAAGAACTTCGCACGTACGCGGGCATCTCCCGCAACGGTATCACGTAATACCGACGGGTGCACCACCATCATGGTGCTTACGTTGGCATTTTTGACAAAAAATAGCGGGTTAAATGTATCAGGTGGCGCCCCGAAGGTATGGGCAGGCCCTGCCTCTAAACTACCAGTTGCACTATAAAAAGATGCGGCTACTGCATCCAGCGCCCCTTGCCAGTCCTGACGATATACAGCTAAGCGAGCTGCAATGGCACGGTTCAGTTGACGCAGTCCAGCAATAGTTCCGAAGCCATTTCCTGTGAAACCAGACGTCAAACGTAAAGGGAAATTTCCTGTGCCAGCACCGTTCAATTCGGTATTGCCTTCGTCCAAGATGCGTTTGATTTGTGTAAGAGACTCAGCCAGCGGTAAGAAAGGCCCTGGATTTTGAAGATCTTTGACATCAATTCGAATCCCATTGTCGTATTGCCCCATTGCCACAATCAGGTATTGGTACGCCATGAGGGTTTTGGCAAAGCCCGAAACCGCATTTTTCTCTTCGGTTGTAAAGGTATTGGTATTGTTAACGGCATCAATCACCGTCAAGGCCTGACGAATGGCAAAATAAGGTTGCTGATACGTATTCAAATACCCAAACATATTGGCTGTTGCCTGACGCCCATTCATGCCGAGCCAATCAGTTTGCCAACGAGGGTCAGAGGCGTTTAAGTACCAAAGCTCACGCCCCATTGTGCCGTACAGCATCGTCACGGTAAAGAGATAATCACGGTGACGTGATTCTAGCCCCGTCACCAAGTTTTGTACTTGGGTACGAGACGCATTTTGGCTCACACTTCCCAGCGAAGGGTTATTGGGATCGTTGGGCGTATCAAGGCTGAAAAAGTTACAAGAACTCATCATCAACAACAGCCCTGCAAAAATCGGAGTATATAAGTGTATTTTTTTCATGTCCGTAATGCATTAAAATTCAACAACTAAATGACCAAAAAAGCGACGCTGTGTAGGATAAGGAGCAATATCTACCCCAGATGCTACGGCTTGTAACCCAAATGTAGAAGTTTCGGGGTCATAGCCACGGTATTTGCTGAACGTCAATGGGTTTTGGCAAGAGAAGCCTACACGCACCCGTGATATTTTATTGTTGGACCACTTATTCAATGAAGTAGAGGGAACAGTGTAGTACAAGGCCGCCTCGCGCAAACGAAGATAAGTGGCATCTTGCACCCAGCGATCGGCACCATTGTGAGGAGCTAAACCACGCTGACGGCCATTTGGCACACCGTCGCCGTTATCGTCATCGTCCCAGTCAGGAGAGGTTCCGCCGCCATCCCATAAAAACTCGGTCAGGTTGATGTTATCCCCACCTTTTTTCCAGTGCCAAAGCATGTTGAAATCAAAGTTTTTGAAGAAGTTGATTTCATTGCTCCACGACATCTGAAAATCGGGCTGGTTGTCTCCCAAAATATACGCTCCTGTGCGCACACCTTCTGCGGCAGGCGTATCATTGGCATCACGCGCTGGGCGTGTACCCACGATGGTCGTCGGCGAAAAGCCCTCTTGGTACAGGAACGTTCCTAATGTTACCCCAAAAGCGCCTAAGTTATACGCAGGAATCCCCAACTTGGTGAGAAGAATGTCGTTTTTCCACCACAATACCCGCGAACTCCAACGAAATTTTTCTTTTTGGACAATTGCCCCGCCCAATGAAAGCTCTACGCCACGGTTTTGGAGTTGGGCTAAGTTAGTAGGTATTGTACTGATACCCACGGCAGGAGAAAGTTGCAAATTCTGGATATTGCTACGGGTTTGCTTATCGTAGTAAGTAGCTTCCAGTTGGATGCGATTATTAAACAACCCTAAATCCAATCCAAACTCCAACTCGCCCGCACGTTCAGGTTCGATGGTCGCATTTCCCGCCGCAGTGGTCACCACCGAGCCAAGCAATCCGCCAATATTGGCCGAGTTGAGCGGTGTAAATGTGGTTCCAAAACCCGGTACCCCAGCGGTTTGTCCATAAGCAACGCGGGGCTTGATTTGCGAGAAAACAGAAGCCAAGCTCGACGAGCGAACGAAGTCAAAGTTGGCTATGTTGATGGCCAAAGATGCTTTCGGAAAAGCCCAAAACTTGTCTGCATCGCCAATAAGGGTTGATTTGTCCCATCGTACACCTGCCGTAGCGATGATTTTATCATCCCAGTTGGCTTCTTGTTGAACAAACGCACCTACGTCGGTAATGGTCTGAAAACGTTGGTCGAAAATCTCTTGTACTGTTCCTTGACGTAAGTTGGTTTGCCCTCCTGCCAATCCGCGCGATCGGTTGAGCAAGCGGTCTTCGCGGAAGTTAAGCCGAACGGCGCCTGCCTGCGACGTAAGATTAACTTTTCCAATGTTCCAGTTATAAACCAACGCTGTTTGAAAGTTGGTATTCACGTTTTCGGTTTTCCCCCAAATCACATCGCCTGGGTTCCCTTGGGCGCGTTGAAACTGCAAATCTTCGGGAAGGTAAACAAACGTTGTTCCTTGGGTGTAGTCCAAACCTCCTTGGCCCACCAATTTCAGAAGTGATTTTTCTGACTTGTAAAGATTCGCCGTCAGGTTAAACGACTGAATAAATCGGTTGACATTGGTGTTGTTAATACCCCGGTCGGTCACTGCCACGGGATTTTCGGAGAAGTAAGGGTTGTCGGGATAGCGACCGCTTTCATCAGGGAAAAGGTTATAATAATTGGGTACGTAAGCGATGTTGTACCCAATACTCGCCCCTGAGTTATTTTGGTTTCCTGTAAAACCACGGTCGGAGTTGGTATTGATGTAGTTTGACCCTACGGATAAGGTAATATCGTTGGTCAGTTTATGGTCGATATTGGCCCGTAACGAATAGCGTTTAAAGCCCGTACGACGAACAATTCCTTTTTCATCGGTCAAGGCGCCCGAAATGAAAAACTTGGTTTTGTCATTGCCGCCCGAAATTCCCAAACGAGTGTTGGAAAGTGGCGCGGTGTTACCATAAAAATACTTTTCATAATCCCAGGTTTGGCCATTGGCTGCGCGGAAGCGGTCTAACTCCGTCTGCCGGCGAGCAGCGGCAAAAAAAGTATTGATTTTAGCTTCCGTCCAGTTGTCCACCCCAAACAAGCGTTGTGGCGTAGCAAATCCATAGTCTTGAGCAAACGATACTTTTGTTTTGCCTGCACTACCGCGTTTGGTGGTGATGATGATTACCCCAGCATTGGCCCGGGTACCGTAGATAGCCGCCGCCGATGGGCCTTTGAGTACTTCTACGTTTTCGATGTCGTTGGGGTTTAAGTCAGAAATACGGTTAGAGGCATCGTCTTGGGTTTCTGCCCCTGCGCCTGTGACAGAGGCACGACCCGAACGATTAACCCCATTGTTGGCATAGACTCCGTCAATAATATAAAGGGGTTGGGATGCTCCTACCAGCGATGAAATACCCCGCAACTGAATCGAAACCCCGCCTCCGGGAGCGCCACCGTTGGTGTTCATGTTGACCCCTGGCAGTTTTCCGTAAAATGCGTTGTCTACCGTTTGAATTTGAGTCGTTCCCATGAGGTCTTTAGCCGAAAGAGTTGCTACGGCGTTGGCTAAGTTGGAACGTTTGATGCTCGACGCCAAACCTGTTACAACGACTTCCTGAAGGTTTGAAACATCCTCGACAAGCGTTACATTAATGGTGCTGTTGTTGCCAACAGCCACCTCTTTCGATTGAAAACCAATGGAAGAAAAGACCAACGTTGCGTTGTTTTGACGGAGCGTAATTGAGTACGTTCCATCCGCCCCGCTGGTGGTGCCTATTGTTGTGCCTTTCACAACGACATTCGTTCCTGGGATAGGGGAGCCATCGGCGGATTTGACCGTTCCGCTGACTTGGTTTTGGGCAAAGGCAATTGCGGTTAGTAACCACATCCCCGTCGCAAAGACTAGCCTTGCCATCGAAAAATAGGTAAATTTTAACATGAATTTGACGATTTAGTTTATATTGAAATGGTTCAGTCAACTCAAAAACAAAAGCGGAGGCTTCAATGTTTTGAAACCAAGGTGGCTGTAAGCCAGAGAAGATTTTTACGCTGTTGCTAGAGAGTTGTTGAGGGCAATAATATTGAAATAATTCTATTCTTAAAAAAAAATCCCTAAAAATTGTTGCTATTTAGGGATACAATAAAACAAAAAAGAGGCTACCTCTTTTGAGACAGCCTCACTTAAAATCCATTTTTGAAATTATAAACTCTTCAAATACGCAATACTCTTAGGCACTTGCTCGTACCAAGTAGGGCTTTCGTCTTCGATAAAGTAGTGCTTAATGCCGATTTTCTTGGCTTCTCTGATTACGCCCGCTACGTCAACCTGCCCTGTGCCCAACACTACGTCGTTTATCAATGGCGTACCGCCGGTCAAATCTCCTTTTACGCCATTTCTGAGGTCTTTGAGGTGAATGAGCTTGAAGCGCTTTCCGTATTTTTTTAACAAACTAACGGGCTCAGCTCCACCGTGAAATGCCCAAAGAATGTCTAATTCAAAGGAAACATATTCGGGATTGGTGTTTTTGACAATGTAATCAAACAACGTTCCGTCTTCGTAGGGTTGGAACTCGTAGCCATGGTTGTGGTAGCAGAAAGTGATGCCGTTTTCTTTCAGCACTTTTCCGATCATGTTAAAATCATCCACGGCCTTTTTGGCTTCCTCAAAGGTAAAACCACCTTTGACTTTGTGTGGAATCCATGCGCACATAAGATAACTAGAACCTAACAATTTGGCCGTTTTAGCCGCTGCTGCGGGGTCTTTTACCAATTGTTCGTAGCCTCCGCCCGTTCCGGGAATTTTGATGCCGCGCTCTTCGCACATTTTTCTAAATTCTTCGGGGGTGGTGCCTTTGGCGGCGCCTCCTTCGAGTTCGGTGACACCCAACATTTTAAGCGTGTCGAGCGTGGCGGCTACGTCTTTAGGAAAACTGGCGCGGTAAGTGTACGCCTGCATTCCGATGGGGAATGTGTATAGTTTGCCTTTTTGGGCAAAAACCTCGCTGATGGTACTGAACAGCAAAAGGGCAAGGCTCAATAAAATAGTTGTTTTTTTCATTGTATTCATTTTGAGTTAGTTACTATTTTTAAAACCGCAGAGAAACGGAGTTACACAGAGTATCGGCTATAACTTTCGTTTTTTCAATTGCTTCACGGCGTAGTCTGCCGCGCGGGCGGTGATTGCCATATAGGTCAGAGACGGATTTTGAGTGCCAGTAGAAGTCATACAGGCACCGTCGGTCACGAACACGTTTTTGCAACTGTGTACTTGATTCCATTCGTTCAACATCGACGTTTTTGGGTCTTTGCCCATGCGAATACCGCCCATCTCGTGAATATCTGAACCTGGATTTGCGTGCGTATCCACGCCACGAATGTTCTTAAATCCCGCCAACGTAAACATTTCGTTGAGTTGTTCGAGGTAGTCTTTCACCATTTTGTCGTCGTTTTCCGTCCACTTCACCGACGTCACTAGTTGCGGAATTCCGTATTTATCTTTCAGATTGGCATCAAGGCGCACATAATTGCTTTCGATGGGAATCGTTTCACCCATCATCCACGCGCTGATGTTCCAATTGCCCAATTGTGGATGCAGAAGCGCGTCTTTGAGTTCTTCGCCGATTTCGGCCTGTCGCGTTAGGCGCCCCCGACCGCCACCGATGCCCGTGGCGTAGCCGCGCAGAAAATCACTTTCCTGTTTGTGGAGATTCCTAAAACGCGGAATGTAGGCATTGCTAGGGTTTTTGCCATCGGTCATTTTATCGTAGTAACCTTCGTATTCCGCGCTGATCCGTCCACGGTAATTGTGCCACGCGATGTATTTTCCCAGCGTGCCGCTGTCGTTGCCTAGGCCGTTGGGGAAACGGCTTGAAATGGAATTCAACAAAATCAAATTGCTGTTGAGCGCCGAGCCGTTGACAAAAATGATTTTAGCGTAAAATTCTATCACTTCCTTTGTAGTGGCATCCACAACTCTTACCCCCGAAGCCCTTCTTTTCTTCTCATCAAAAATAATGGAATGCACCACTGAATGCGGACGCAGGGTCATGTTGCCCGTTTTGGCCGCCCACGGTAAAGTAGATGCATTGCTACTGAAATAGCCACCGAACGGACAGCCACGGTTGCAGAGCGAACGGTGCTGACATTTGGCACGGCCTTGGTCGTAGTGGATTTGCTGCGGGTCGGTAATGTGCGCACAACGCCCCTGAATCACGTGGCGGTCTTTGTAATTTTTGGTGATGGCTTCCTGAAAATGTTTTTCAATGCAGCTCAATTCAATCGGCGGCAAAAACTCACCATCGGGCAATTCTGGCAAACCGTCTTTATTTCCCGAAATCCCAGCAAATTTTTCAACGTGACTGTACCAAGGCGCAATATCGGCGTAGCGAATAGGCCAATCGGTCGCAAATCCGTCGCGGGCGGGGCCTTCAAAATCAAAGTCCGACCAGCGTTGCGTTTGGCGCGCCCACAAAAGCGATTTGCCGCCCACGTGGTAGCCGCGCGTCCACTGAAACGGCTGTTCTTCCACAAACGGCTGTTCATCAGGCTTTATGGCCCAGTGTATGGTTTCTTCGCGCATGAAACTGGCGCGGCCTTTCGGGTACTGATTTCGTATTTCCAACGGCACTTGTCCACGATGCTCAAATTCCCACGGATGTTTATTGGCAGTTGGATAATCGGTTACGTGCTGTACGTCACGACCACGCTCCAAAACAAGGGTTTTCAGTCCTTTTTCGCACAGCTCCTTTGCTGCCCAACCGCCGCTGATTCCTGAACCAATCACGATGGCGTCGTATGTACGGTCTTTGATGGAATCTATATTAAGGTATGACATTGGAGTATTGAGAATAAGGGGTATTAAGGATAAAGTATTAGGTATTGAGTACGAACATTGGGGGTTCAGTAAAGAGAAAAATCTGAATACTCACTACTGAACTGGTACACACCCGTAGTAATGGCCTGGCGCTTGATTATATTTCAGGTATTTGGTCTGGACGTATTCAGAGGTAGTAAAACCAAGAATTGTCAGTGATTTTATAAGTGTCAAATAGTCTTTTTGCGTCTGGTCGGCCGACATCGCTACCTTACCCAAAATGTCTTTACGTTGAAGGGAGTTACAGTCTACAAAGGCCCGGAGATAACGGTCTTTGGCCATGGCATTGGTCTTTTCAAGACCTTTTTTGAGATTTTCTTGCACGTCTTTTTCGTAACAATCCAACAGCATTTTTTGGATAAAATCTGGTACGCCCAAGTCTTTGGCTCCGGGCGTATCGGTCGTTGGAATAATTGTATCCACCACCGAGACCAACATGGCTTCGTGCTCAAGCGAAAGATATGACGCCGACCTTTGGAGAGTGTTCAGGCTCCACGCTTCCGCCCAAGTGGGCAAAACGATGAATCCGCCTCCGGCCAAGGCGACATTTTTAAGAACTTCCCGTCGGTTCATGCGTCTTTAGAGTTGCTTTGTTAACTAATAACTTAAAGGGTTGATTTGCTATAATTTACTGATTTAAAAACGTTTCATGGCTTCCGCGTAGCGGCGGCCTAGTTCGCGGGCGGCGGGGGTGTCAAAATGCGTTTTATCTCCTTTCTCTCCCAACCCTGCGGCTTCAACGCAAGCCGTGTGTTTAACTTTTCTGGGTAATTGGCGAAGTTGCTCATTGATGTCTTTTGCTTCTGGAACACGATTCACGAAGAAATCGCCCAAGGTGCCAACCACAAACGGAACCTTACGGGCCGATAATTCTTTGCGAAAACGCTTGATGAGCGCCTCTAATTTTTGGGTATAACTTCCTACCAATGCAGGCTTGCTGTCGCTTTCGCCCTGGTGCCACAAAATCCCTTTCAATTTCCCCGCTGGTAGCGCTGCTTTTGCCCGACGAAGGGCGTCGTCGTAGGGATAACTTTTGGTTTGGTCGTGGTAGCCACCCGGCTGCCATGAGTCAATAGCCGAGCCACCCACAGCCGCTGGTATCAGACCAATGATGACCGATGTATCGGCTTCGGCCATTACGCGGGCAAATTCCAACCCTGGCCCAACGCCTGCTTCGGGTTTGTCGAAGTGCATGGGCGCAACGGCCGGCACCCACTGATTGTCTTTGTTAAGCATCCAAATACGGGGATGCGGCGTGCGGTCAGACTCTTCCACCTTGCCGCGCCCCGCCATGTTTGACTGACCAACGAGCAGATATAAATGCAGTTTTTTGCCTTTAAAATCAGGATTTTGGGCCACCGCTTTTAAAGAGAAAAGGACAAAAGCATAGATGAATAAGTGTTTCATAATGGATTGGTTTACTTTGCGTCTCTTGCGAAAATCCCTTGCGACCATTGCGGTTAAAAAATTATTTTTAACCGCAATGGTCGCAAGGAGGGAGTTAATCTTTAAAATATTTTTCCAAGACTTCTTTCGGTTGCCATTGGTCGGGTTTTCGTACAACGTTTTTGTAATCAAATACTTGTGATGAAATTTCCGAAGCCGTCAGCGGAAACGTATCACCGTATAGTTGCTGATGTTTCCTTAGGTCTTCCATCATTGTTTTTACCTTGGCGGTGTATTCGGGTTTTTGAGCCAAGTTATTGAGCTCGTACGGGTCGGTCTGTAAATCAAACAGTTGGACAAAATCGACTTTTGGATAACGAATCAACTTCCAACGTCGATCACGAATAGCGCGCTGCGAGAACGTGTAGGCCGTAAAAACTTGCTCGCGCACCGATTGGGTTTTGTTTTGAATAATTCCCGACAAATCTTTTCCTTCCAAGTCTTTGGGAGCGGCTACGTTGAGCATTTTACAGATTGTCGGAAACAGGTCGAACAGATAAACAAAAGCGTCACTTTTTTGATTTTTAGGAATTCCTTTTCCGCTCATAATCAGCGGTACTCTCATGCTGTGCTCATAAAGGTTTTGTTTGCCCAACAGGCCATGACTGCCCATCGCCAAGCCGTTGTCGGCCGCAAAAACAATGATGGTATTTTTGTCTAATCCTTTCTCTTTCAGCTTCGCCAGAATCTTTCCAATGGCTTCGTCTAAGTGCGTAATCATGGCATAATACTCCGTGAGCTGTGATTTGATAACCTCGGTGGTTCGCGGATAAGCGGCCAGCATCTCGTCGCGCACGGTCATATCGCTGCCAAAGTTGAAGGGGTGAGCGGGCATAAAGTTTGGCGGAAGTGGCGCCGTTCCGTAGCGTTTGAGATAATCGGGCAAAGGCGAGCGCGGGTCGTGCGGGGCCGTGAACGCTACATATGTGACAAAAGGCTTATTAAGCGTTTGTTTGTCTAAAAACTGAATGGCCGTTTCGGCAAAATGATCGGTAGAGAATCCTTTTTTGATGGGAGCCGTAAAGGTTCCGTCGGGTTTTAAATCACTCATCGGGGTTTGATAATGATCGGCCATTCCGCCGAGCATTACGTTTTTGGCTTCCATAAAACTCGCCGCTACGGCGGCGGGTTCGTTGTGCCATTTGCCCGTCATAAAAGTAGAATAGCCATTTTGGCGTAACAGCATCGGCCACGTAGTGACGCCATTTAGTTTGTCAGTTACTCTAAAAAACCCTTTCCCGCTCATCAACATCGCGCGGCTCGGCGCACAAACAGCCCCGTGATTGCCCCCCAAAATATGCGCCTCACTGAATAACATACCATTGCGCGCCAATTGGTCGAGATTGGGCGTTTGGACGTAAGGATTTCCGTAACAACCCAAGGCATCGGCGCGGAGATCGTCAGCGAAGAGAAAGAGAATGTTGGGTTTGGGAGATTGGGCGTAAACTGACTGATAAAGCAGAAAACAGAGTAATAAAGATACGTTCCGAATCATGGAGATGCCGTTGGTTTATTTCTACTTTTAAAAAGCATTTTTAGGCACCCAACTACTAAATGAAAGAACCTTATAGGGCCATAAAAAACTTATATACCCTTATAAGGTTCAAGGCTTTTAAAAATCCCCGTAGTTCACCTGCAAACACGGCAAGCCCAGCTCCAAGCGCCACAAATCCACGACTTGGTTACGGTCATCGAGCACGAACTGCACGAAATATTGCCCTTTTACATGCGCTTCGTAAAGCTCTTTTTTGACAACCGCATCTTTGCGCATATCTCCCGTCGCACGCATGTAGAGCGCGTGATAAAGGATATTGTTGTATTTCAACCAATTGAGCGTCGGCGTTCGTGCTTTCTCTTCTCGACCCGACATCAAAATAATTTTGACGCCCAAAGTGTAATAATTTTTGATGATTTCAGCAATGGGTTGGTTGAGATCATCCAATTCGCACGACATAGCATCGTAAGGGCTTCGGTTTCTCAAAATAGCCAACGTACCATCCAAATCACACAGAACAGCAGGCGGTAAACTTGTATCTTGGGGCTGATAATGCGGCCCGCGCTCATCGCCCAACACGTGGGTTTTGTACATGCGCAAAATCACGTCGCGGCCTACTTTTTTCTCCCGCACTTCATCCCGCGCCAAGCTTTCTTCCAGCGAAGTATTCATTTCTCGAATCTCAATTTTCACCTGCTCACCAGTGTCTTTGGTATATTTTTCCACCACCTGACGAATCCGCTCCACGGGACGATCCGATAAATTAGTATCATCAATAATGACGTGTTTTCCATCACGTAGGGCTTCTACCAACATCAAATCACGGACTCGCTCTACAAATTTCTCATTGTGTTTGGAATGCTCGCTGTTGTCGAGCATGGCACGGAGTTCGTCTTTGTTAAGCCGCTTGTACATGCCTTTATTTTCATCCAACAGTTGTCGGGCGAGGGTGGATTTTCCACTCGCAGGCAAGCCGCGTAGTAAGATTACTTTTTTCATTTTTTACACATCATAATTGGTAAACGGCTTCTGAAAAGTTGGCCGAATTTGTTTCCAGATAATTTCGTCATAGGGTTTTTGGTCAAACATTTTGAACAAAACCGCCGGATAACGACAGGTCTGAAAATACAGTGCCGTGTCTTTACGCGTTTCTAAAATTCGAAAATCAGCTTGGCAAATCGCTTCAATTTCTGCAAATTTCGCTAAAAGCTGCGCGTGGATTTCCTTAACCCAATCATAAAATTCATCGGGTACTTTTTCCAGAATCGGCGCTAGATCCTGCCCCGCTTTCAGATACTCCCAAATACTTACGTTAGACACCCCCGTCACAATTCGGTGGATGCGTTGGTACTCTTCAAATTTAACTTTCAAACGATAGCCGCTCCGAAACCGTACCACAAACCCTTCTTTGTTGTCCTCTTCCAAGGTTTTCAGCAAATGTAAATCATTCAGGCCGTCGTAGCGTTGGATGACGTCAAAGCCTGCATTTTCGGTCTGCCAATGCGGCGTCTCTACAATATCAATTCCCGTTTGGGTATCAATAACGGCCAGAAGTACTAATTTTCGCTCGGTTCCGTAGTCTACTACGATACGGTTTTCGGGATAAATGATTTCAAATAGATACGTTTGAGCCCGATCTAAATGCGGAATCACGTGGGCGTATTGCGTATGTAACATCTTAGTAGCTGCCTGCGCCTGCTCGCTTGTAAACGACCCACGAGAAGCGATAAACGGCTTATCCTCATACCAATACAAAATCCCTAACGAACCATCTAATTTTTCAAAGACTTCAAAAGACTCGTTGGGAATGGCTTGATTTTCCATTTCGCCCAAGTTGAAAAACTTCCCAAAAGGACGTGCTATAATGTTGTATTCCTCATCTAAAATCAAGCCCCGACACGCCAGTGTCAGTTCGTTCCAGACACGGTCGTATTGGGTTTTTGGGGTATAGTTGTAGATGTATAACGGTGCCGTTGGGTGCTTCTGC encodes:
- a CDS encoding glucosamine-6-phosphate deaminase; protein product: MNIHISKNPADLGEISGQKAAESIRNAIAEKGFANVILATGASQFGTLQTLIDNKDIDWSKVTMFHLDEYIGLPLSHPASFRKYLKERFLDQVPPLKASYLIDGEVNPEEECARLGALIQQFPIDVALVGIGENGHLAFNDPPADFDTENPYIVVNLDEPCRRQQMNEGWFPTLDDVPKQAISMSVKQIMKTAHLICSVPDLRKAQAVKDCLEHEVNNLYPASILQKHPNCSLYLDELSASLLSREVR
- a CDS encoding RagB/SusD family nutrient uptake outer membrane protein encodes the protein MKKIHLYTPIFAGLLLMMSSCNFFSLDTPNDPNNPSLGSVSQNASRTQVQNLVTGLESRHRDYLFTVTMLYGTMGRELWYLNASDPRWQTDWLGMNGRQATANMFGYLNTYQQPYFAIRQALTVIDAVNNTNTFTTEEKNAVSGFAKTLMAYQYLIVAMGQYDNGIRIDVKDLQNPGPFLPLAESLTQIKRILDEGNTELNGAGTGNFPLRLTSGFTGNGFGTIAGLRQLNRAIAARLAVYRQDWQGALDAVAASFYSATGSLEAGPAHTFGAPPDTFNPLFFVKNANVSTMMVVHPSVLRDTVAGDARVRAKFFRRTAPVSVTSDGTPLAGLYQDNRFALNTSEVKFFRNEELVLIAAEANAQLNKIPEAVAAINRIRTVAGIGNYTGATTKDALIDEILFQRRYSLWAEPWGHRWVDLRRYDRLNAANVDVTIDRGTIFRQLARPQAEINWDEYVKTR
- a CDS encoding SusC/RagA family TonB-linked outer membrane protein; translated protein: MLKFTYFSMARLVFATGMWLLTAIAFAQNQVSGTVKSADGSPIPGTNVVVKGTTIGTTSGADGTYSITLRQNNATLVFSSIGFQSKEVAVGNNSTINVTLVEDVSNLQEVVVTGLASSIKRSNLANAVATLSAKDLMGTTQIQTVDNAFYGKLPGVNMNTNGGAPGGGVSIQLRGISSLVGASQPLYIIDGVYANNGVNRSGRASVTGAGAETQDDASNRISDLNPNDIENVEVLKGPSAAAIYGTRANAGVIIITTKRGSAGKTKVSFAQDYGFATPQRLFGVDNWTEAKINTFFAAARRQTELDRFRAANGQTWDYEKYFYGNTAPLSNTRLGISGGNDKTKFFISGALTDEKGIVRRTGFKRYSLRANIDHKLTNDITLSVGSNYINTNSDRGFTGNQNNSGASIGYNIAYVPNYYNLFPDESGRYPDNPYFSENPVAVTDRGINNTNVNRFIQSFNLTANLYKSEKSLLKLVGQGGLDYTQGTTFVYLPEDLQFQRAQGNPGDVIWGKTENVNTNFQTALVYNWNIGKVNLTSQAGAVRLNFREDRLLNRSRGLAGGQTNLRQGTVQEIFDQRFQTITDVGAFVQQEANWDDKIIATAGVRWDKSTLIGDADKFWAFPKASLAINIANFDFVRSSSLASVFSQIKPRVAYGQTAGVPGFGTTFTPLNSANIGGLLGSVVTTAAGNATIEPERAGELEFGLDLGLFNNRIQLEATYYDKQTRSNIQNLQLSPAVGISTIPTNLAQLQNRGVELSLGGAIVQKEKFRWSSRVLWWKNDILLTKLGIPAYNLGAFGVTLGTFLYQEGFSPTTIVGTRPARDANDTPAAEGVRTGAYILGDNQPDFQMSWSNEINFFKNFDFNMLWHWKKGGDNINLTEFLWDGGGTSPDWDDDDNGDGVPNGRQRGLAPHNGADRWVQDATYLRLREAALYYTVPSTSLNKWSNNKISRVRVGFSCQNPLTFSKYRGYDPETSTFGLQAVASGVDIAPYPTQRRFFGHLVVEF
- a CDS encoding sugar phosphate isomerase/epimerase family protein, which codes for MKKTTILLSLALLLFSTISEVFAQKGKLYTFPIGMQAYTYRASFPKDVAATLDTLKMLGVTELEGGAAKGTTPEEFRKMCEERGIKIPGTGGGYEQLVKDPAAAAKTAKLLGSSYLMCAWIPHKVKGGFTFEEAKKAVDDFNMIGKVLKENGITFCYHNHGYEFQPYEDGTLFDYIVKNTNPEYVSFELDILWAFHGGAEPVSLLKKYGKRFKLIHLKDLRNGVKGDLTGGTPLINDVVLGTGQVDVAGVIREAKKIGIKHYFIEDESPTWYEQVPKSIAYLKSL